From Acidobacteriota bacterium, one genomic window encodes:
- a CDS encoding ammonia-forming cytochrome c nitrite reductase subunit c552: MGGVIMKTRAMSYSRITKSWVLGCFAILAAATLNGNFCPRIAEGKPQTEQTAQTNETDDPAVWGKRFPMHYADYLKTTDQVRTRFGGSEAVQVTPKLSDPRSVVSQSRLEEDPRLKTMWDGYAFAVDFREERGHAFMLEDQTFTERQNFVKQPGSCINCHASAYLTYKKLGEGDIFKGFDALNKMPFAEARKEVSHPVSCIDCHDSATLKLRVSRPAFINGIKAFKASQGVADYDVNRDATKAEMRSFVCGQCHVEYYFKGEGKTLTYPWSKGLKIENIVSYYDEVGHKDWTHKQTGANVLKAQHPEFELFNQGPHARGGVSCADCHMPKKTGPAKITDHQVRSPLLMVEQSCASCHKVDAAEMKNRAETIQVRTFNARNLAMDALLDLIAQLKAAKDAGKTDAELAEARDYQRKAQFYLDFIEAENSMGFHAPQESARILGESMNFSRLGLMSLSGVKPVKPFEPLKK, from the coding sequence ATGGGAGGAGTTATAATGAAAACAAGAGCAATGAGTTATTCAAGGATTACGAAATCGTGGGTCTTGGGTTGTTTTGCAATCCTTGCGGCGGCAACTTTGAACGGAAACTTTTGCCCGCGGATCGCGGAAGGCAAGCCGCAAACCGAGCAAACGGCGCAAACGAACGAAACTGACGATCCGGCGGTGTGGGGGAAGCGGTTTCCAATGCACTACGCGGATTATTTGAAAACGACCGATCAGGTCCGGACGCGCTTTGGCGGCAGCGAAGCGGTTCAGGTTACACCAAAACTTTCCGATCCGCGCTCGGTCGTCTCGCAATCGCGGCTCGAAGAGGATCCGCGGCTGAAAACGATGTGGGACGGCTACGCGTTTGCCGTCGATTTCCGCGAGGAACGCGGGCACGCGTTTATGCTTGAGGATCAGACGTTTACCGAACGCCAGAATTTCGTCAAACAGCCCGGATCCTGCATCAACTGCCACGCTTCGGCTTATCTGACCTACAAGAAACTCGGCGAAGGAGACATCTTCAAAGGCTTCGATGCGCTCAACAAAATGCCCTTTGCGGAAGCCCGCAAGGAAGTGTCGCATCCGGTTTCGTGCATCGACTGCCACGATTCGGCGACGCTCAAGCTGCGCGTCTCGCGTCCAGCTTTCATCAACGGCATCAAGGCCTTCAAGGCGTCGCAGGGCGTTGCCGATTACGATGTCAACCGCGATGCGACGAAGGCTGAAATGCGCTCGTTCGTCTGCGGGCAATGCCACGTCGAATACTATTTCAAGGGCGAGGGCAAGACGCTGACGTATCCGTGGAGCAAAGGCCTGAAGATCGAGAACATCGTCTCCTATTACGACGAGGTCGGCCATAAGGACTGGACGCATAAGCAAACCGGCGCGAACGTTCTGAAAGCCCAGCACCCCGAGTTTGAACTCTTCAATCAGGGTCCGCACGCGCGCGGTGGCGTCTCGTGCGCCGATTGTCATATGCCGAAAAAGACCGGTCCGGCCAAGATCACGGATCATCAGGTTCGCAGTCCGTTGCTGATGGTCGAGCAGTCGTGCGCCTCCTGTCACAAGGTTGACGCGGCCGAGATGAAAAATCGTGCCGAGACGATTCAGGTGCGCACGTTCAACGCCAGGAATCTGGCGATGGACGCGCTTCTCGATCTGATCGCGCAGCTCAAGGCCGCGAAAGACGCCGGCAAGACCGACGCGGAACTGGCCGAAGCGCGGGACTATCAGCGCAAGGCTCAGTTCTATCTCGACTTTATCGAAGCCGAGAACTCGATGGGATTTCACGCGCCGCAGGAATCGGCTCGAATCCTCGGCGAATCGATGAACTTCTCGAGGCTCGGATTGATGAGTCTGAGCGGAGTCAAACCGGTTAAGCCGTTTGAGCCGTTGAAGAAGTGA
- a CDS encoding NarK/NasA family nitrate transporter, whose product MSTWIEKWTPEDADFWQETGSKIAWRTLIVTTATLTLSFATWFMMSAIVVKLPGIGFKFTTTQLFWLAAMPGLAGGTLRIIHTFLVPIVGTRHIITIATFLKLIPCIGIGLAIMDPTTPFWIFIVLAFAAGFGGGDFSSYMPSTSVFFPKRLQGTALGIQAGIGNFGVSLAQFMTPVVIGFAMIGDPQVSQTVNPATKEVTATTNIYLQNAAFWYVPLLVILGFLSWMLLRSVPIKASFREQLDIFKDKHTWFCTITYLMTFGGFSGLSAAFPMLIKTLYGGFPSPPDPLKYAFFGPLIGSASRVLFGFVADKIGGAILTTICGIALIAITVAMIALGLFSPASMDQFGMFVGLMLTLFFFTGMGNAATFRQYPIIFGHNPRQAGGVIGWTAAVAAYGPFIFSMLISWSLSAVGSVNPFFVGLSVFFVFATFVNWWFYTRRGCERPS is encoded by the coding sequence ATGTCAACCTGGATAGAAAAATGGACGCCCGAAGATGCTGACTTCTGGCAGGAAACGGGCAGCAAGATCGCCTGGCGGACACTGATCGTTACCACCGCGACGCTTACGCTCTCGTTCGCGACGTGGTTTATGATGAGCGCCATCGTCGTCAAACTCCCGGGAATCGGGTTCAAGTTCACCACTACCCAGCTTTTTTGGCTCGCGGCGATGCCCGGTCTCGCCGGCGGAACGCTCCGGATCATTCACACTTTTCTGGTGCCGATCGTCGGAACGCGCCACATCATTACAATTGCGACTTTCCTGAAGTTGATACCATGCATCGGCATCGGACTCGCGATCATGGATCCGACGACGCCGTTCTGGATCTTTATCGTTCTTGCGTTCGCGGCCGGATTCGGCGGCGGCGATTTTTCGTCGTATATGCCGAGCACGAGCGTCTTCTTTCCGAAACGCCTGCAGGGCACGGCACTCGGAATCCAAGCCGGCATCGGAAACTTCGGCGTCAGTCTGGCGCAATTTATGACACCGGTTGTCATCGGGTTCGCAATGATCGGCGATCCGCAAGTTTCGCAAACGGTCAACCCCGCCACGAAAGAGGTTACTGCGACAACGAATATCTATCTCCAGAACGCGGCGTTCTGGTACGTTCCGCTGCTCGTAATTCTTGGATTCCTCAGTTGGATGCTTCTCCGGAGCGTTCCGATCAAGGCATCCTTCCGGGAACAGCTCGATATTTTCAAGGACAAACACACTTGGTTCTGCACGATCACGTACCTGATGACCTTCGGCGGATTCTCCGGACTTTCGGCCGCGTTCCCGATGCTTATCAAGACGCTCTACGGCGGCTTTCCCAGCCCGCCCGACCCGCTCAAGTACGCCTTTTTCGGCCCGCTCATCGGTTCCGCGAGCCGCGTCCTGTTCGGGTTCGTTGCCGATAAGATCGGCGGCGCGATCCTTACGACGATCTGCGGCATCGCATTGATCGCGATCACCGTCGCGATGATCGCGCTTGGGCTGTTTTCACCGGCGAGTATGGATCAGTTCGGGATGTTCGTCGGGCTGATGCTGACGCTGTTCTTTTTCACGGGGATGGGGAACGCGGCGACGTTCCGTCAATATCCGATAATTTTTGGACACAATCCGCGTCAAGCGGGGGGTGTCATTGGCTGGACCGCGGCGGTCGCCGCCTACGGTCCGTTTATCTTCTCGATGCTGATCAGTTGGTCGCTTTCGGCGGTTGGTTCGGTCAATCCGTTTTTTGTCGGATTGTCGGTCTTTTTCGTCTTCGCAACCTTCGTCAATTGGTGGTTTTACACACGCCGCGGATGTGAACGTCCGAGCTGA
- a CDS encoding NarK/NasA family nitrate transporter yields MESTTPTGANRILFFNTLAFTICFAAWMLNGVLVTFLTTNQIFNWSATEIGWLLGIPVLTGSIFRLPAGMLTDKYGGKPIFGALLILCAIPMYLLSIADSYWAFALCSFGFGMVGVSFSIGIAFTSVWFPKEKQGLALGIFGAGNAGSAITTLVGPTLLNSFTDNGANLDGWRKLPVVYAISLLVMGVVFLISVTNKKPNKRINTIAEQLEPLKNIRVWRFGLYYFLVFGCFVAFSQWLVPYFVNVYYLPLVTAGFLAALFSFPSGVIRAGGGWLSDRFGGRKIMYWVLGSSVVLSALLIVPKMEISSPGKGVAAERDGVVTAVNADSIVVGEKVYPFKARSVDRSIKDDQMAVFPQKEIWQEPAVEAGQTIKRKELLAKGVTRIHFQANVWIFTVFVILLGTMWGIGKAAVYKHIPEYFPEEVGVVGGMVGVLGGLGGFVSPIIFGYLLDATGLWTSSWMFMLLLSVICLFWMHRVVQTMMHRRHPNLMKKIEQ; encoded by the coding sequence ATGGAATCCACAACGCCGACTGGCGCGAACCGCATTTTATTTTTCAATACGCTGGCATTCACCATTTGCTTTGCGGCGTGGATGTTGAACGGCGTCCTCGTGACGTTTTTGACGACCAACCAGATATTTAACTGGAGCGCCACCGAGATCGGTTGGCTGCTCGGAATTCCGGTGCTGACGGGTTCGATCTTCCGGCTTCCGGCCGGGATGCTGACCGACAAATACGGCGGGAAGCCGATATTCGGCGCGCTTCTTATCCTTTGCGCGATTCCGATGTACCTGCTATCGATCGCCGATTCGTATTGGGCATTCGCTCTCTGCAGTTTCGGATTCGGGATGGTCGGCGTCAGTTTCTCGATCGGCATCGCTTTCACGTCGGTCTGGTTCCCGAAGGAAAAGCAGGGCCTCGCGCTCGGGATCTTCGGAGCCGGAAACGCGGGCTCGGCGATCACGACGCTCGTTGGCCCGACCTTGCTCAATTCGTTTACCGATAACGGCGCCAATCTCGACGGCTGGCGCAAACTGCCCGTCGTTTACGCGATCTCGCTGCTTGTGATGGGCGTCGTTTTTCTGATTTCAGTGACGAATAAAAAGCCGAACAAGCGGATCAACACGATCGCCGAACAACTTGAACCACTCAAGAACATCCGCGTCTGGCGGTTCGGATTGTACTATTTTCTTGTCTTTGGTTGTTTCGTCGCGTTCTCGCAGTGGCTCGTACCTTACTTCGTCAACGTTTACTACCTGCCGCTCGTTACGGCAGGTTTCCTCGCGGCCCTCTTCAGTTTCCCGTCCGGCGTGATCCGCGCCGGCGGCGGTTGGCTGAGCGATCGCTTCGGCGGTCGTAAGATAATGTATTGGGTGCTCGGATCCTCGGTTGTTCTTTCGGCCCTTCTGATCGTTCCGAAAATGGAGATCTCGTCGCCCGGCAAAGGCGTCGCCGCCGAGCGCGACGGCGTCGTGACGGCGGTCAACGCCGACTCGATCGTGGTTGGAGAAAAGGTCTATCCGTTCAAAGCGCGATCCGTCGATCGGTCGATCAAAGACGATCAGATGGCCGTGTTTCCGCAAAAAGAGATCTGGCAAGAGCCGGCGGTCGAAGCGGGCCAAACGATCAAGCGCAAGGAACTCCTCGCAAAGGGCGTGACGAGAATCCATTTTCAGGCGAATGTCTGGATCTTCACTGTATTCGTAATTCTGCTTGGAACGATGTGGGGCATCGGCAAGGCCGCGGTTTACAAACATATTCCCGAGTATTTCCCCGAAGAGGTCGGCGTCGTCGGCGGAATGGTCGGCGTGCTTGGCGGACTCGGGGGGTTTGTCAGTCCGATTATCTTCGGGTATCTGCTCGACGCCACAGGCCTCTGGACAAGCTCGTGGATGTTTATGCTTCTTTTGTCGGTGATCTGCCTGTTCTGGATGCACCGAGTTGTCCAGACGATGATGCATCGCAGACATCCGAATCTGATGAAAAAGATCGAGCAATAA
- a CDS encoding Rieske (2Fe-2S) protein, producing the protein MNSKLQNAIGKVLSDERDVREANRSHQREFPFDRDKESQVTRREFCNFLGLTSTAFLVGTAGFALKAVYDRENVSQFAAQKIEGGATLERNSAINFRYPTASDPAILIRSANGELNAFDQKCTHLLCPVYYDKQAEKIECPCHEAGFDAKTGNVLYGPPPRPLNRILIEEKDGEIWAIGVVTGGVKNERS; encoded by the coding sequence ATGAATTCAAAGCTACAAAATGCAATCGGTAAGGTGTTGTCGGACGAGCGCGATGTTCGCGAAGCGAATCGCTCGCATCAACGTGAATTTCCGTTCGATCGCGACAAGGAGTCCCAGGTTACGCGGCGGGAGTTCTGCAATTTTCTTGGTCTGACATCAACCGCGTTTCTGGTCGGAACCGCCGGGTTCGCCCTGAAAGCAGTTTATGACAGGGAAAACGTCAGTCAATTCGCGGCGCAAAAAATCGAAGGCGGAGCGACGCTCGAACGCAACTCGGCGATCAACTTCAGATATCCTACGGCGAGCGACCCGGCGATCCTGATTCGCTCGGCCAACGGCGAACTGAATGCCTTTGATCAAAAATGCACGCATTTGCTGTGTCCGGTTTACTACGACAAACAGGCTGAAAAGATTGAGTGCCCGTGTCATGAAGCCGGTTTCGACGCGAAGACCGGCAACGTTCTTTACGGCCCTCCGCCGAGGCCTTTGAACAGGATCTTGATCGAGGAAAAGGACGGCGAGATCTGGGCGATCGGCGTGGTTACGGGAGGCGTAAAGAATGAACGAAGTTAA
- a CDS encoding 4Fe-4S binding protein, translated as MKETFFIDPQRCIGCRSCVAACRECSTHKGYSMIYVDYIDRGESTATMPTVCMHCTEPTCALVCPADAIKVNEDGVVMSALKPRCLDCRNCVNACPFGVPKYNSEMHLQMKCDMCYDRTSEGLKPMCASVCPTGALSFGTYEQIVPLRRTKPVNAHVFGNQKVETKVYLMLPTDDTEVSIGCGVFEGRVTAQNERESWMEAQVEESNKSNEF; from the coding sequence ATGAAGGAAACGTTCTTTATCGATCCGCAGCGCTGTATCGGATGCCGTTCGTGCGTCGCCGCCTGTCGCGAATGTTCGACGCACAAGGGATATTCGATGATCTACGTCGATTACATCGACCGCGGCGAGTCGACGGCGACGATGCCGACGGTTTGTATGCACTGCACGGAACCGACCTGCGCGTTGGTTTGTCCGGCGGACGCGATCAAGGTCAACGAGGACGGCGTCGTAATGTCGGCGCTCAAACCACGCTGTCTCGACTGCCGCAACTGCGTCAACGCCTGTCCTTTCGGCGTCCCGAAATACAACTCGGAGATGCATCTGCAGATGAAGTGCGATATGTGCTACGACCGCACGAGCGAGGGCCTCAAACCGATGTGCGCGAGTGTTTGTCCGACCGGAGCACTATCGTTCGGGACTTATGAACAAATTGTCCCGCTGCGACGGACGAAGCCGGTCAATGCGCATGTTTTCGGAAATCAAAAGGTCGAGACGAAGGTCTATTTGATGCTCCCGACCGACGACACGGAAGTCAGCATCGGTTGCGGCGTGTTCGAAGGCCGGGTAACGGCTCAGAACGAGCGCGAATCCTGGATGGAGGCGCAAGTCGAGGAATCGAACAAGAGCAATGAGTTTTGA
- the fdhF gene encoding formate dehydrogenase subunit alpha, with translation MGKVGKFQEIVDAFGPHLHDEPKGGWSANREIEAIVPTHCPYCAVQCGMNLLVEKGSVVGVEPRYDFPVNEGRLCPKGVTAYLQTHHPDRLHYPLIKRKGMFERATWEEALNLIVSKFKESQEKHGKDSIGVYSGSSLTTEKTYLMGKFARAGLGTRYIDYNGRLCMVSAAAGNNKAFGVDRAANPWSDIPFADVLMIAGANCAETFPVLNKFLWEQRDNGGVWIVIDPRETPTARQGDLHLQLKPGTDVALANGILNVIVNEGLIDEEFIRTRTNDWEATKQIILKYTPEVAAGITGVPAEKIVKAGKVYGRAKTGMILHARGIEHHSHGVNNVLSYINIVLATGKIGSRGRGYGTITGQGNGQGGREHGQKADQLPGQRSMLNPEHRKHICGIWGLPEEELPQAGVSVVEMFDKMREGEIRTLLSLCNNVMVSLPDTNKVRESLESLDFYVHIDFFMSESARYADVVLPGTSWCEDEGVTTNGEGRVLKINKAIEPPAEAKPDWWIIREIAHRMGRGKYFGFQTPRDLFEEIRVTSKGGTADYAGITWERIEKENGVFWPCPCEDKPGTERLFEERFYHPDGRAKFHGFEFAPAAETPDDEYPLIFTSGRIVHQYLSGNQTRRIGFLVKQCPEPYVEIHPDTAARYGITDGERVRVRSRRGSGEFPALVVKTIRPDTIFIPYHWGETQAANQITNPVLDPISKIPEYKACAAQIEKLSGERSVVTQITQSEVVK, from the coding sequence ATGGGTAAAGTAGGAAAATTTCAAGAGATCGTCGACGCCTTCGGGCCGCACCTTCACGACGAACCCAAAGGCGGCTGGTCGGCGAATCGCGAAATCGAAGCGATCGTTCCGACGCACTGTCCGTATTGCGCGGTGCAGTGCGGTATGAATCTCCTCGTCGAAAAGGGGTCGGTTGTCGGTGTCGAACCGCGATACGACTTTCCGGTAAACGAAGGTCGATTGTGCCCGAAAGGCGTCACCGCCTATTTGCAGACGCATCATCCGGACCGTCTTCACTATCCGCTCATCAAACGCAAAGGGATGTTTGAGCGCGCGACCTGGGAAGAAGCACTCAATCTGATCGTCTCGAAATTCAAGGAATCCCAAGAAAAGCACGGCAAAGATTCGATCGGCGTTTATTCAGGTTCGTCACTGACGACAGAGAAAACATATCTTATGGGCAAGTTCGCCCGCGCCGGTCTCGGCACTCGGTACATCGATTACAACGGCCGTCTGTGTATGGTCTCCGCCGCCGCGGGCAACAACAAAGCTTTCGGCGTCGATCGCGCGGCCAACCCGTGGAGCGACATTCCGTTTGCCGATGTTTTGATGATCGCCGGCGCGAACTGCGCGGAGACGTTCCCGGTGCTGAACAAGTTTCTTTGGGAGCAGCGCGATAACGGCGGCGTGTGGATCGTCATCGATCCGCGCGAAACTCCGACCGCGCGCCAGGGGGATCTTCACCTTCAGCTCAAACCCGGCACCGACGTCGCGCTCGCGAACGGCATCCTCAATGTCATTGTCAACGAAGGACTGATCGACGAGGAGTTCATCAGGACACGCACCAACGATTGGGAAGCGACGAAACAGATCATTCTCAAATACACCCCCGAAGTTGCGGCCGGGATCACCGGCGTTCCCGCCGAAAAGATCGTCAAGGCCGGTAAAGTCTATGGCCGGGCCAAGACCGGAATGATCCTTCACGCGCGCGGGATCGAACACCATTCACACGGCGTCAACAACGTTTTGAGCTACATAAACATCGTTCTCGCAACCGGAAAGATAGGCTCCAGGGGACGGGGTTACGGAACGATCACCGGTCAGGGCAACGGACAGGGCGGCCGCGAGCACGGACAAAAGGCCGATCAGCTTCCCGGTCAGCGTTCGATGCTGAATCCGGAGCATCGCAAGCATATCTGCGGAATTTGGGGGTTGCCTGAAGAAGAACTGCCGCAGGCGGGTGTTTCGGTCGTCGAGATGTTCGACAAAATGCGCGAGGGCGAGATCCGGACGCTGCTTTCGCTATGCAACAACGTGATGGTTTCATTGCCGGACACCAACAAAGTTCGAGAGTCTCTCGAATCGCTTGATTTTTACGTCCACATCGACTTCTTTATGTCCGAATCGGCGCGTTACGCCGATGTCGTACTGCCTGGCACTTCCTGGTGCGAAGACGAAGGCGTGACGACCAACGGCGAAGGGCGCGTCCTCAAGATAAACAAGGCGATCGAGCCGCCCGCCGAAGCCAAACCCGACTGGTGGATCATCCGTGAGATCGCTCATCGGATGGGTCGCGGAAAGTACTTCGGATTTCAAACACCGCGCGATCTTTTTGAGGAGATCCGCGTCACGTCGAAAGGCGGTACCGCGGATTATGCGGGCATCACCTGGGAGCGGATCGAAAAAGAGAACGGCGTTTTCTGGCCCTGTCCGTGCGAAGACAAGCCGGGCACCGAGCGCCTGTTCGAAGAGCGCTTTTATCATCCGGACGGGCGCGCCAAATTTCACGGGTTCGAATTCGCCCCCGCCGCCGAGACTCCGGATGACGAATATCCGCTGATCTTTACAAGCGGCCGCATCGTTCACCAGTATCTTTCCGGCAACCAAACCCGGCGTATCGGTTTCCTCGTCAAACAATGCCCGGAACCGTACGTCGAGATCCATCCCGACACGGCCGCGAGATACGGGATCACCGACGGTGAGCGCGTTCGCGTCAGGTCACGGCGCGGTTCCGGCGAGTTTCCGGCATTGGTCGTGAAAACGATTCGCCCGGATACGATCTTTATCCCGTATCACTGGGGCGAGACACAGGCGGCGAATCAGATCACGAATCCGGTCCTCGATCCGATCTCGAAGATCCCCGAATACAAGGCCTGCGCCGCCCAGATTGAAAAGCTGTCCGGCGAGAGATCCGTCGTGACGCAGATTACACAAAGCGAGGTGGTGAAATGA
- a CDS encoding MFS transporter: MPESTKINYRNPTIIGLAASALLTLAVIVGSRFLLHFDPRLFGYAIASVIAVGAIAFRYALWLQRPATRIYWKRGWQLYLQRQGLGANTATAAKSVFSGFLAQRFIRNRGTSRWLMHLLIMWGCILSAAITFPLVFGWIHFELEGSSGYRAHLFGFPLQLLEGRSPTAWLVFHALDFTALMVIAGCGIALHRRLHDRGAIALQTFLLDFVPHLLLIAISVTGLMLTASSMWFEGYMYSFITLTHEALVIMTLFFLPFGKLFHIVQRPASIGVELYQKRSAEMPQANCARCGTEFASEMWLNDLKDVVEQVGFDYSFNDGRKLQDFCPRCKRVMRGLAYLEIAESKRRGILDI; the protein is encoded by the coding sequence TCGGACTTGCCGCATCGGCGTTGCTGACGCTGGCAGTCATTGTCGGTTCCCGTTTTTTGCTCCACTTCGATCCGCGGCTTTTTGGTTACGCGATTGCGAGTGTGATTGCGGTCGGAGCGATCGCCTTTCGCTACGCGCTTTGGCTTCAACGCCCGGCGACGCGGATTTACTGGAAACGCGGCTGGCAACTGTACTTGCAGCGCCAAGGCCTCGGCGCAAACACGGCAACGGCCGCCAAATCAGTTTTCAGCGGATTTCTTGCACAAAGATTCATACGCAATCGCGGCACGTCACGATGGTTGATGCACTTGCTGATCATGTGGGGCTGCATCCTCTCAGCGGCGATCACGTTCCCATTGGTGTTCGGCTGGATTCACTTCGAACTCGAAGGTTCGAGCGGCTATCGCGCGCACCTTTTCGGCTTTCCGTTGCAGCTGTTGGAAGGGCGCAGCCCGACGGCGTGGCTTGTGTTTCACGCGCTGGATTTTACCGCGCTGATGGTCATCGCCGGGTGCGGGATCGCGCTTCACCGCCGACTCCACGATCGCGGCGCGATCGCGCTTCAGACATTTCTGCTGGATTTCGTCCCGCATCTCTTGTTGATCGCGATCTCGGTGACCGGCCTGATGCTGACGGCGTCCAGTATGTGGTTTGAAGGTTATATGTATTCGTTCATCACTCTCACGCACGAGGCGTTGGTGATTATGACGCTGTTCTTTCTGCCGTTCGGCAAGCTGTTTCATATCGTGCAACGGCCGGCTTCGATCGGTGTCGAGCTTTATCAAAAGCGCTCGGCCGAGATGCCGCAGGCGAATTGCGCGCGTTGCGGAACCGAGTTCGCTTCGGAAATGTGGCTCAACGATCTGAAAGACGTTGTCGAACAGGTCGGATTCGATTACTCGTTCAACGACGGGCGCAAGCTGCAGGATTTTTGTCCGCGTTGCAAACGCGTGATGCGCGGTCTGGCCTACCTCGAAATCGCCGAATCAAAGCGTCGTGGAATTTTGGATATCTAG